A stretch of DNA from Sphingomonas sp. SORGH_AS_0879:
AAGCTGTCGGGCATTCTTCTGGAGCGAACCGGCGATGCGGTCGTCATCGGCATGGGGATCAACCTGGCGTCGGCCCCGGACCTTCCCGACCGCGCCACGACCGCGCTCCGCGATCATGGCGTCGATGTCGCGCCCGCGACGATGCAGGCGCTGCTCGCCGATGCGATGACCCATTGGGTCGCAGTCTGGCGTGGGGTCGGCCTGTCCGCCGTGATCGAAAGGTGGGAAGGGCGGGCCCATCCACAGGGCACCACGCTGACGGCCAGACTGCCCGATGGTCAGGCGCTTACGGGCAGTTTTCAGGGACTGGCGCCGGACGGTGCGCTGCAACTCGGCTTGGCGGATGGCGTGACCCATGTCATCCACGCCGGTGACATCTTCCTGGTCTGAAGGACGAACCATGCTGCTTGCGATCGATGCCGGGAACACGAACGTGGTCTTCGCGCTGCTCGATGGGCGAGTGATCAAGGGCCGCTGGCGCATCGCCACCGATCCGCGCCGGACGGGCGATGAATATGCGGTGTGGCTCAGTCAGTTGCTGGCGCTGGAAGGCTATGCCCGTGAGGACGTGACCGGCGTCATCATCGCCACCGTCGTCCCGCGTGCGCTCCACAATTTCCAGGTGCTGGCGCAGAAATATTTCAAGGTCGATCCGCTGATTGCTGGGAGAGCGCCGGTCGAGTGGGGGATCGCGATCGACGTGGACGAACCCGCTTCGCTGGGCGCGGACCGAGCGGTCAACACCATCGCAGCGCATGAACTCCATGCGGGCGACCTCATCACCATCGATTTCGGCACGGCGACCACCTTCGACATCAGCGACTATCGGGGTGCCTACAAGGGCGGGATCATCGCGCCGGGGATCAACCTGTCGCTCGATGCGCTGGTCACCGCCGCCGCCAAGCTGCCGCGCATCGCGATCGAGGCGCCGGCCAGCCGCGACGTCATCGGCCGCAACACGGTGGACCAGATGCATATCGGCATCTTCTGGGGCTATGTCGCGATGATCGAGGGGCTGGTCGCGCGACTGAAGGCGCAGGTCGGGCGGCCGGTCAAGGTGCTCGCGACCGGCGGCCTGGCGGCGTTGCTCAGCCCGCATACCGATGTTTTCGACCATATCGAACCCGACCTGACCATTCAGGGGCTGGCGATCCTGTGGGAACGCGCCCATATTGGCCGATGAAGTTTCGGATCGGACAGCCCGCGAAAAGCCGCAGGGCGTCCGCATCCGCAAAGGAATGACCGCGCTTTGACCGGCGCACCCCTATCGCCCCGAACCCGCTTTCAGCGGGGTGGGCGTCCATTGTCAGGAAGTGAATGACTCCCAAGAAAGAATTGCTGTTCTGCGCGCTCGGTGGCTCGGGCGAAATCGGCATGAACGTGAACCTGTACGGCACCGAAGGTAAATGGGTGATGGTCGATTGCGGCATCACCTTCGCCGATCCGGCCTATCCGGGCATCGACGTGATCCTGCCCGACCTGAGCTTCATCGAGGACCGGCTGGACGATCTGGTCGGCATCGTGCTGACCCATGGTCATGAGGACCATATCGGCGCGCTGCCCTATCTGGCCGAAGACCTGGGCGTGCCGATCTACGCCACGGCGTTCACCGCCGGACTGGTGCGCGGCAAGCTGGAGGAAGAGGGCAGCGCCAACCGCGTCAAGCTGCGCGTGATGGAAGCGGGCAAGGCGTTCGAGGTCGGTCCGTTCGACTTCACCTTCGTGCCCCTGTCGCACTCGATCCCCGAGGCGAACGCGTTGCTGATCGAGACGGCGGTGGGCCGCGTCTTCCACACCGGCGACTGGAAGATCGATGCGACCCCGGTGATCGGCAAGCCCGCCAGCCCCGCGCAACTCTCATCGATCGGCGACCGGGGCGTCGACGTGCTGGTCTGTGACTCCACCAACGCCTTCAACACCGAGGCGTCGGGCTCCGAAGCCAGTGTCCGCCCCGGCATTGCCGAGACGGTCGCCAAGGCCAAGGGGCGGGTCGTGGTCACCACCTTCGCCTCCAACGCCGCGCGTCTGGTGACGCTGGGCGAGGTCGCCAAGGAGAC
This window harbors:
- a CDS encoding biotin--[acetyl-CoA-carboxylase] ligase; its protein translation is MVAGGGTGAVLSRLLHVPETGSTNADLRQLAEAGGEDGNWDGLWLRADRQTAGRGRQGREWSSPSGNFYGSTLVRLRPGDPMPATLALVAAVAIEDAVRSCIPDIGPRLCLKWPNDLLIDGAKLSGILLERTGDAVVIGMGINLASAPDLPDRATTALRDHGVDVAPATMQALLADAMTHWVAVWRGVGLSAVIERWEGRAHPQGTTLTARLPDGQALTGSFQGLAPDGALQLGLADGVTHVIHAGDIFLV
- a CDS encoding type III pantothenate kinase, yielding MLLAIDAGNTNVVFALLDGRVIKGRWRIATDPRRTGDEYAVWLSQLLALEGYAREDVTGVIIATVVPRALHNFQVLAQKYFKVDPLIAGRAPVEWGIAIDVDEPASLGADRAVNTIAAHELHAGDLITIDFGTATTFDISDYRGAYKGGIIAPGINLSLDALVTAAAKLPRIAIEAPASRDVIGRNTVDQMHIGIFWGYVAMIEGLVARLKAQVGRPVKVLATGGLAALLSPHTDVFDHIEPDLTIQGLAILWERAHIGR